One window from the genome of Oryza glaberrima chromosome 3, OglaRS2, whole genome shotgun sequence encodes:
- the LOC127767391 gene encoding uncharacterized protein LOC127767391 isoform X1: MAAGDHLRPGSYLGDVSALSFLPSSPRPLLLAGTGSELLVYDVDAARLVASFQVFDGVRVHGIQPRCPDGPSPGEVTVVVFGERRVKIFRIRADFEDGEACGVRLELEQRLPGFDHWVLDACFLEADGLLAIGLSDNSVALWDLSQRVLHARVKSPEKCLLYSMRMWGNSLESLLVASGTILNEILIWKIVPRALEKSLLCSYKSNTLGVEDYENMHISDKQYITIHLGRLKEHEGSIFRIAWSSDGSKFMSVSDDRSARIWMLSSQSQNFVNKADGQNDVQIIPKLTLFGHSARIWDCYVSNSLVITVGEDCSCCIWAMDGKLIKKFREHIGRGIWRCLYDPSTLLLATAGFDSAIKVHHLYNSSCHDKMEDKVVSDDVNYDSEVFSISSPTVSGQYGPMDSKSEYVRYLHFVKENDLYVATNNGYLHHAELSNSNNVRWTKVTQVAEVAPIICMDVMVMHSDISLNRDDIIALGDGRGNVTVVHLTASDLGPKVNSSFTWPAEKDRQLLGVYWCKSLECRHIFTADPRGVLKLWDIRNALFSNTLDITTSQKVPLIAVFESSFGARIMCLDVFPQDEVLVAGDKKGNITAFHFPKVLVEHESCGTQQNMPSCDRFKGAHGISSVTSVRIITSTSDHLQIHTTGGDGCICFFKYDRNVQKIEFFGMRQVKELGTVQSIFPPHASEKQLLSTYAIGFTSADFIIWDLENETKLLQISCGGWRRPYSYYLGMVPEYQNCFAFVKQDHNIHIHRHWAPCQDKKLLPQVFHMQFHGREVHSLCFIDPAGYSNPEKSSNLYIATGCEDGTMRLTGNSINSAGKWCSSKLLGEHVGGSAVRATCFVQKGYTSLDKSCNIIPNGNSDDTLVKNKDNISLLISVGSKQVLTTWVLQPKVAENRHICSSGLDVDSKQSLKGDSAMTFQWLSTHMPPKLTNRLKTGNVKNNNEEGDSSMMQPNQFIVDQLENDWRYLSVTAFLLEHPSTNSTVCFVVAACSDATVVLRALLLPSRLWFDVALLAPQGSPVLVLKHIIAAASVNCKDTADHGDTYIVVSGSTDGSITFWDLTDTIHGFMQLVSETQPHMVIDCQKRPRTGRGSQGGRRRWRTLPGRSLKKINEETSIPDGSIPNTPNATENTSETSNVEETDATNQNYAFSNLQSCNIPEVTPMHRFSGVHQSGVNCLHVSEMRACSYSTPGMSYCVISGGDDQAVHCFSFTLGSLQDCAINTSLDSPDNGAVKIICQHRVPSAHSSAVKGIWTDGIWAFSTGLDQRVRCWKMESSGKFTEYSHAIISVPEPETLDVVHDRAERKYWVAVAGRGMQMVEFLSAENDEEEISK, from the exons atggccgccggcgaccacctgCGGCCGGGCTCCTACCTCGGCGACGTCTCCGcgctctccttcctcccctcctccccccgcccTCTTCTCCTCGCCG GCACCGGATCGGAGCTGCTCGTCTacgacgtcgacgccgccagGCTTGTCGCCTCCTTCCAAGTGTTCGACGGCGTCCGCGTCCACGGCATCCAGCCCCGCTGCCCGGACGGCCCGTCTCCTGGCGAAGTCACCGTGGTGGTGTTCGGTGAGAGGAGGGTGAAGATTTTCAGGATTCGCGCCGACTTCGAGGATGGCGAAGCGTGCGGCGTGCGGTTGGAGTTGGAACAGAGGCTCCCCGGATTTGATCACTGGGTGCTGGACGCCTGCTTCCTGGAG GCTGATGGGCTGCTCGCGATCGGTTTGAGTGACAATTCAGTGGCATTATGGGATTTGAGCCAGCGTGTGTTGCATGCCCGAGTGAAATCGCCAG AGAAGTGCCTACTGTATTCGATGAGAATGTGGGGAAACTCTCTTGAATCTCTTCTCGTGGCTTCTGGAACAATTTTAAATGAG ATTCTTATTTGGAAAATTGTACCCCGAGCTCTGGAAAAATCTTTGTTATGCTCATATAAGAGCAACACTCTCGGTGTAGAGGACTATGAGAATATGCATATTAGTGATAAGCAATATATAACAATTCATCTTGGAAGGTTAAAGGAACATGAAGGTTCAATATTTAGAATAGCTTGGTCCTCTGATGGATCAAAGTTCATGTCTGTTTCCGATGACCGTAG TGCTCGCATCTGGATGTTGAGTTCTCAGTCACAGAACTTTGTCAATAAGGCAGATGGACAAAATGATGTTCAGATTATACCGAAACTCACACTTTTTGGGCATAGTGCTAGAATATGGGATTGCTATGTATCTAATTCT TTAGTTATTACAGTCGGCGAGGATTGTTCTTGTTGCATCTGGGCTATGGACGGAAAGCTAATCAAGAAGTTCAGGGAACACAT CGGCCGAGGAATATGGCGGTGTTTATATGATCCAAGCACACTACTGCTTGCCACTGCTGGGTTTGATTCAGCCATCAAAGTGCACCATCTTTATAACTCATCTTGTCATGACAAAATGGAAGACAAGGTGGTCTCAGACGATGTCAATTATGATTCTGAGGTCTTTTCAATATCATCCCCTACAGTGTCAGGACAGTATGGGCCCATGGACAG CAAAAGTGAGTATGTACGATACCTACACtttgtaaaagaaaatgatCTCTATGTTGCCACAAACAATGGATATCTGCATCATGCTGAGCTCTCTAATTCCAACAATGTAAGATGGACCAAGGTTACTCAAGTTGCTGAGGTGGCACCGATTATTTGCATGGATGTTATGGTAATGCACTCAGATATTTCACTGAATAGGGATGATATCATTGCCCTTGGAGATGGACGTGGAAATGTTACTGTTGTCCATTTAACTGCCAGTGATCTTGGACCTAAAGTGAATTCATCTTTTACCTGGCCAGCAGAAAAAGATAGGCAGCTACTAGGAGTATACTGGTGCAAATCTCTTGAATGTAG ACACATTTTCACAGCTGATCCTAGAGGTGTGCTTAAGTTATGGGACATAAGGAATGCCCTTTTTTCAAATACCCTTGATATCACTACATCTCAGAAGGTTCCTCTTATTGCTGTGTTTGAATCTTCCTTTGGGGCAAGAATCATGTGCTTAGATGTGTTTCCTCAGGACGAG GTCCTTGTAGCTGGTGATAAGAAGGGTAACATAACTGCCTTTCATTTCCCTAAAGTACTGGTAGAACATGAGAGCTGTGGGACGCAACAGAATATGCCTTCATGTGATCGTTTTAAAGGAGCTCATGGAATTTCTAGTGTCACAAGTGTTCGTATAATTACCTCAACTTCTGATCATCTTCAAATTCACACC ACAGGGGGAGACGGTTGCATTTGCTTTTTCAAGTATGACAGAAATGTGCAAAAGATTGAATTTTTTGGAATGAGACAAGTAAAAGAGTTGGGCACCGTTCAATCCATCTTTCCTCCTCATGCCTCAGAAAAGCAATTGCTTAGCACCTATGCAATAGGTTTCACTTCTGCCGATTTTATCATTTGGGACCTTGAAAATGAAACAAAG CTGCTTCAAATATCCTGTGGAGGGTGGCGCCGTCCTTATTCATATTATCTTGGCATGGTCCCTGAGTATCAGAATTGTTTTGCCTTTGTTAAG CAGGATCATAACATTCACATTCATAGGCACTGGGCACCATGTCAAGACAAGAAATTGCTTCCTCAAGTTTTCCATATGCAGTTCCATGGAAGAGAAGTGCACTCTTTGTGCTTCATAGATCCAGCAGGCTATTCAAATCCTGAGAAGAGCTCAAATCTGTATATTGCAACAGGATGTGAAGATGGAACCATGCGACTTACAGG GAACTCAATTAATAGTGCTGGAAAATGGTGTTCCTCCAAGCTGCTGGGGGAGCATGTTGGTGGATCAGCTGTGAGAGCGACATGCTTCGTGCAGAAGGGCTACACATCGTTAGATAAATCATGTAACATCATCCCCAATGGCAACTCTGATGACACTTTAGTCAAAAACAAGGATAACATTTCCTTATTAATATCCGTTGGATCAAAGCAAGTCCTGACTACTTGGGTTTTACAGCCTAAGGTTGCAGAAAATAGACATATCTGTTCTAGTGGCTTAGATGTAGACTCCAAGCAAAGCTTGAAAGGTGATTCAGCCATGACATTTCAATGGCTTTCTACCCACATGCCTCCAAAGCTTACCAATAGGTTGAAAACTGGcaatgtaaaaaataataatgaggAAGGGGATTCCTCTATGATGCAACCCAACCAGTTTATTGTGGATCAGCTGGAAAATGACTGGCGTTATCTTTCGGTTACAGCATTTCTTTTGGAACATCCTTCCACCAA TTCGACAGTGTGTTTTGTTGTTGCTGCTTGCTCTGACGCTACAGTCGTGCTCCGTGCTCTTCTTTTGCCTTCTAGGCTATG GTTTGATGTTGCCTTGTTGGCTCCACAGGGATCACCAGTTCTGGTGCTCAAGCATATTATTGCTGCAGCTAGTGTCAACTGCAAAG ACACCGCAGACCATGGAGATACATACATTGTTGTGAGTGGATCTACAGATGGTAGCATTACTTTCTGGGACCTTACAGATACTATTCATGGATTTATGCAACTAGTATCAGAGACTCAACCACACATGGTTATTGATTGCCAAAAGCGGCCCAGAACAGGAAGAGGAAGTCAAGGCGGTCGGCGCAGGTGGAGAACACTGCCGGGCCGTTCTTTGAAAAAGATAAATGAAGAGACATCGATCCCTGATGGGAGCATCCCGAATACTCCAAATGCTACTGAAAATACATCTGAAACTTCTAATGTGGAAGAAACTGATGCCACAAACCAGAACTATGCATTCTCAAATTTGCAATCGTGTAATATACCTGAAGTGACACCAATGCACAGATTCTCCGGTGTTCACCAGTCAGGCGTCAACTGCCTCCATGTCTCAGAGATGAGGGCTTGCTCGTACTCGACACCTGGCATGTCTTACTGTGTCATAAGCGGTGGGGATGATCAAGCTGTTCACTGTTTCAGTTTTACATTAGGATCTCTTCAGGATTGCGCAATAAATACAAGCCTAGACTCACCTGACAATGGTGCAGTTAAAATTATTTGTCAACATAGGGTTCCTTCTGCCCACAGTTCAGCAGTTAAAG GCATCTGGACGGATGGCATATGGGCTTTCTCTACTGGCCTTGATCAAAGAGTAAGATGTTGGAAGATGGAGTCATCTGGCAAATTCACTGAGTATTCCCATGCTATCATCAGCGTACCTGAGCCAGAAACTTTGGATGTTGTACATGACCG TGCAGAGAGGAAATACTGGGTTGCTGTTGCTGGAAGGGGAATGCAAATGGTTGAGTTCTTGTCAGCAGAAAATGACGAGGAAGAAATATCAAAATGA
- the LOC127767391 gene encoding uncharacterized protein LOC127767391 isoform X2, with product MAAGDHLRPGSYLGDVSALSFLPSSPRPLLLAGTGSELLVYDVDAARLVASFQVFDGVRVHGIQPRCPDGPSPGEVTVVVFGERRVKIFRIRADFEDGEACGVRLELEQRLPGFDHWVLDACFLEADGLLAIGLSDNSVALWDLSQRVLHARVKSPEKCLLYSMRMWGNSLESLLVASGTILNEILIWKIVPRALEKSLLCSYKSNTLGVEDYENMHISDKQYITIHLGRLKEHEGSIFRIAWSSDGSKFMSVSDDRSARIWMLSSQSQNFVNKADGQNDVQIIPKLTLFGHSARIWDCYVSNSLVITVGEDCSCCIWAMDGKLIKKFREHIGRGIWRCLYDPSTLLLATAGFDSAIKVHHLYNSSCHDKMEDKVVSDDVNYDSEVFSISSPTVSGQYGPMDSKSEYVRYLHFVKENDLYVATNNGYLHHAELSNSNNVRWTKVTQVAEVAPIICMDVMVMHSDISLNRDDIIALGDGRGNVTVVHLTASDLGPKVNSSFTWPAEKDRQLLGVYWCKSLECRHIFTADPRGVLKLWDIRNALFSNTLDITTSQKVPLIAVFESSFGARIMCLDVFPQDEVLVAGDKKGNITAFHFPKVLVEHESCGTQQNMPSCDRFKGAHGISSVTSVRIITSTSDHLQIHTTGGDGCICFFKYDRNVQKIEFFGMRQVKELGTVQSIFPPHASEKQLLSTYAIGFTSADFIIWDLENETKLLQISCGGWRRPYSYYLGMVPEYQNCFAFVKDHNIHIHRHWAPCQDKKLLPQVFHMQFHGREVHSLCFIDPAGYSNPEKSSNLYIATGCEDGTMRLTGNSINSAGKWCSSKLLGEHVGGSAVRATCFVQKGYTSLDKSCNIIPNGNSDDTLVKNKDNISLLISVGSKQVLTTWVLQPKVAENRHICSSGLDVDSKQSLKGDSAMTFQWLSTHMPPKLTNRLKTGNVKNNNEEGDSSMMQPNQFIVDQLENDWRYLSVTAFLLEHPSTNSTVCFVVAACSDATVVLRALLLPSRLWFDVALLAPQGSPVLVLKHIIAAASVNCKDTADHGDTYIVVSGSTDGSITFWDLTDTIHGFMQLVSETQPHMVIDCQKRPRTGRGSQGGRRRWRTLPGRSLKKINEETSIPDGSIPNTPNATENTSETSNVEETDATNQNYAFSNLQSCNIPEVTPMHRFSGVHQSGVNCLHVSEMRACSYSTPGMSYCVISGGDDQAVHCFSFTLGSLQDCAINTSLDSPDNGAVKIICQHRVPSAHSSAVKGIWTDGIWAFSTGLDQRVRCWKMESSGKFTEYSHAIISVPEPETLDVVHDRAERKYWVAVAGRGMQMVEFLSAENDEEEISK from the exons atggccgccggcgaccacctgCGGCCGGGCTCCTACCTCGGCGACGTCTCCGcgctctccttcctcccctcctccccccgcccTCTTCTCCTCGCCG GCACCGGATCGGAGCTGCTCGTCTacgacgtcgacgccgccagGCTTGTCGCCTCCTTCCAAGTGTTCGACGGCGTCCGCGTCCACGGCATCCAGCCCCGCTGCCCGGACGGCCCGTCTCCTGGCGAAGTCACCGTGGTGGTGTTCGGTGAGAGGAGGGTGAAGATTTTCAGGATTCGCGCCGACTTCGAGGATGGCGAAGCGTGCGGCGTGCGGTTGGAGTTGGAACAGAGGCTCCCCGGATTTGATCACTGGGTGCTGGACGCCTGCTTCCTGGAG GCTGATGGGCTGCTCGCGATCGGTTTGAGTGACAATTCAGTGGCATTATGGGATTTGAGCCAGCGTGTGTTGCATGCCCGAGTGAAATCGCCAG AGAAGTGCCTACTGTATTCGATGAGAATGTGGGGAAACTCTCTTGAATCTCTTCTCGTGGCTTCTGGAACAATTTTAAATGAG ATTCTTATTTGGAAAATTGTACCCCGAGCTCTGGAAAAATCTTTGTTATGCTCATATAAGAGCAACACTCTCGGTGTAGAGGACTATGAGAATATGCATATTAGTGATAAGCAATATATAACAATTCATCTTGGAAGGTTAAAGGAACATGAAGGTTCAATATTTAGAATAGCTTGGTCCTCTGATGGATCAAAGTTCATGTCTGTTTCCGATGACCGTAG TGCTCGCATCTGGATGTTGAGTTCTCAGTCACAGAACTTTGTCAATAAGGCAGATGGACAAAATGATGTTCAGATTATACCGAAACTCACACTTTTTGGGCATAGTGCTAGAATATGGGATTGCTATGTATCTAATTCT TTAGTTATTACAGTCGGCGAGGATTGTTCTTGTTGCATCTGGGCTATGGACGGAAAGCTAATCAAGAAGTTCAGGGAACACAT CGGCCGAGGAATATGGCGGTGTTTATATGATCCAAGCACACTACTGCTTGCCACTGCTGGGTTTGATTCAGCCATCAAAGTGCACCATCTTTATAACTCATCTTGTCATGACAAAATGGAAGACAAGGTGGTCTCAGACGATGTCAATTATGATTCTGAGGTCTTTTCAATATCATCCCCTACAGTGTCAGGACAGTATGGGCCCATGGACAG CAAAAGTGAGTATGTACGATACCTACACtttgtaaaagaaaatgatCTCTATGTTGCCACAAACAATGGATATCTGCATCATGCTGAGCTCTCTAATTCCAACAATGTAAGATGGACCAAGGTTACTCAAGTTGCTGAGGTGGCACCGATTATTTGCATGGATGTTATGGTAATGCACTCAGATATTTCACTGAATAGGGATGATATCATTGCCCTTGGAGATGGACGTGGAAATGTTACTGTTGTCCATTTAACTGCCAGTGATCTTGGACCTAAAGTGAATTCATCTTTTACCTGGCCAGCAGAAAAAGATAGGCAGCTACTAGGAGTATACTGGTGCAAATCTCTTGAATGTAG ACACATTTTCACAGCTGATCCTAGAGGTGTGCTTAAGTTATGGGACATAAGGAATGCCCTTTTTTCAAATACCCTTGATATCACTACATCTCAGAAGGTTCCTCTTATTGCTGTGTTTGAATCTTCCTTTGGGGCAAGAATCATGTGCTTAGATGTGTTTCCTCAGGACGAG GTCCTTGTAGCTGGTGATAAGAAGGGTAACATAACTGCCTTTCATTTCCCTAAAGTACTGGTAGAACATGAGAGCTGTGGGACGCAACAGAATATGCCTTCATGTGATCGTTTTAAAGGAGCTCATGGAATTTCTAGTGTCACAAGTGTTCGTATAATTACCTCAACTTCTGATCATCTTCAAATTCACACC ACAGGGGGAGACGGTTGCATTTGCTTTTTCAAGTATGACAGAAATGTGCAAAAGATTGAATTTTTTGGAATGAGACAAGTAAAAGAGTTGGGCACCGTTCAATCCATCTTTCCTCCTCATGCCTCAGAAAAGCAATTGCTTAGCACCTATGCAATAGGTTTCACTTCTGCCGATTTTATCATTTGGGACCTTGAAAATGAAACAAAG CTGCTTCAAATATCCTGTGGAGGGTGGCGCCGTCCTTATTCATATTATCTTGGCATGGTCCCTGAGTATCAGAATTGTTTTGCCTTTGTTAAG GATCATAACATTCACATTCATAGGCACTGGGCACCATGTCAAGACAAGAAATTGCTTCCTCAAGTTTTCCATATGCAGTTCCATGGAAGAGAAGTGCACTCTTTGTGCTTCATAGATCCAGCAGGCTATTCAAATCCTGAGAAGAGCTCAAATCTGTATATTGCAACAGGATGTGAAGATGGAACCATGCGACTTACAGG GAACTCAATTAATAGTGCTGGAAAATGGTGTTCCTCCAAGCTGCTGGGGGAGCATGTTGGTGGATCAGCTGTGAGAGCGACATGCTTCGTGCAGAAGGGCTACACATCGTTAGATAAATCATGTAACATCATCCCCAATGGCAACTCTGATGACACTTTAGTCAAAAACAAGGATAACATTTCCTTATTAATATCCGTTGGATCAAAGCAAGTCCTGACTACTTGGGTTTTACAGCCTAAGGTTGCAGAAAATAGACATATCTGTTCTAGTGGCTTAGATGTAGACTCCAAGCAAAGCTTGAAAGGTGATTCAGCCATGACATTTCAATGGCTTTCTACCCACATGCCTCCAAAGCTTACCAATAGGTTGAAAACTGGcaatgtaaaaaataataatgaggAAGGGGATTCCTCTATGATGCAACCCAACCAGTTTATTGTGGATCAGCTGGAAAATGACTGGCGTTATCTTTCGGTTACAGCATTTCTTTTGGAACATCCTTCCACCAA TTCGACAGTGTGTTTTGTTGTTGCTGCTTGCTCTGACGCTACAGTCGTGCTCCGTGCTCTTCTTTTGCCTTCTAGGCTATG GTTTGATGTTGCCTTGTTGGCTCCACAGGGATCACCAGTTCTGGTGCTCAAGCATATTATTGCTGCAGCTAGTGTCAACTGCAAAG ACACCGCAGACCATGGAGATACATACATTGTTGTGAGTGGATCTACAGATGGTAGCATTACTTTCTGGGACCTTACAGATACTATTCATGGATTTATGCAACTAGTATCAGAGACTCAACCACACATGGTTATTGATTGCCAAAAGCGGCCCAGAACAGGAAGAGGAAGTCAAGGCGGTCGGCGCAGGTGGAGAACACTGCCGGGCCGTTCTTTGAAAAAGATAAATGAAGAGACATCGATCCCTGATGGGAGCATCCCGAATACTCCAAATGCTACTGAAAATACATCTGAAACTTCTAATGTGGAAGAAACTGATGCCACAAACCAGAACTATGCATTCTCAAATTTGCAATCGTGTAATATACCTGAAGTGACACCAATGCACAGATTCTCCGGTGTTCACCAGTCAGGCGTCAACTGCCTCCATGTCTCAGAGATGAGGGCTTGCTCGTACTCGACACCTGGCATGTCTTACTGTGTCATAAGCGGTGGGGATGATCAAGCTGTTCACTGTTTCAGTTTTACATTAGGATCTCTTCAGGATTGCGCAATAAATACAAGCCTAGACTCACCTGACAATGGTGCAGTTAAAATTATTTGTCAACATAGGGTTCCTTCTGCCCACAGTTCAGCAGTTAAAG GCATCTGGACGGATGGCATATGGGCTTTCTCTACTGGCCTTGATCAAAGAGTAAGATGTTGGAAGATGGAGTCATCTGGCAAATTCACTGAGTATTCCCATGCTATCATCAGCGTACCTGAGCCAGAAACTTTGGATGTTGTACATGACCG TGCAGAGAGGAAATACTGGGTTGCTGTTGCTGGAAGGGGAATGCAAATGGTTGAGTTCTTGTCAGCAGAAAATGACGAGGAAGAAATATCAAAATGA